The Castanea sativa cultivar Marrone di Chiusa Pesio chromosome 4, ASM4071231v1 sequence TCAATCAATAAATATTGGATTATTTGCTATTTTCAATGTTGACTTACTATCCACAATATCTAGTTAGCTTCTCTTCTTACACTAGACGTAGGTTCTTCAATAAGTTTCTAAGCCAAATTCCATGACAGACTCTTGAAGTTGCAAGATACTTAGCTTCGTTAATAGAAAGTCTCAAAATTTGTTGCTTCTTTGAAATTCTTGCGACTTCAATATCATCCATATAGACTACAAGTGATAATAATAGTCGTGTAGATGTAGTTCAATGATAGTACATGCTctcattcttaaaaaaagatcTATGGTACAAATCTCCCTCTCATTTTTataacaatcaaattataaaataatttttaaaataaatttaaaaataaaaacaatgtaAATGTTGAGTCCAagtgaaaatattattatttcaatcacaataaattatatcaacaattatgaaaaacaaaattataaaaatatcgtatatataacattatttaaattttattctattcaaTCATAATAtcaatgttttattatttttataaatacatTTATATGATGTTAATGTAGACGATGATCATGCTTTGGTCTCCTTTGAACGTCCCATCAGTATTGTATGGCTGGTCAGATTTTCATACAACTAAACAAATGAATCTATTATACAATTTGAAATaggtgtaaatgcacttttagctcttagattttgatttcatttttattttggtctttacattttcatttcactaTATTTAATCTCTAAACCAATTAGAGCATGTCATATTAGTCTTTGATGTCAgccaactaacaaaaaaaactgACTTAGCTGACagtattattaaaataataataataataataaaatctattttggccataaaaaatgccacagcaacatctaaattaaaaaaaataattaattaattttaattaagtaaaaaaaattaaaaacaaaaaatcacatgaattaaGATCTAAGAATGCCTCGAACAAGAACAATaagaacacaaatccaaatttaagaacaaacaagaacattttcctttatttgacattttcttttttttctttttttcttagaaaacaaacaaaagattaagcaagaatacaaacacaaatccagtaagaacacaaacaaaaacacaaatgtAGACAAATCCAACaagaatacaaacacaaacccatcaaTCCATCTTTAGCAAAACCAGCAACAACCCAATTCGCTTACCTCCATCTACACAAACTTCTACTACAAacaagctcaaaaaaaaaaaaaaaaaaaaaaaaaaaaaaaaaaaaaaacccaataacaaaAGCCAAATCCTAAACCAAAGATATGGGTAATTGATTTTAGTGGAAGTAAAATCGAGAAGCCGAAGTGCTAAACCAgagaaaccaaacacaaaacccaCTACCAAAACTAGATTCGAAACCACCAAATCATAAATCTGAACAACCAAACCCAAATCCCAGATCCGAAACCTGTCAGCAAAACCAAGAACACCAATCCAGATCTAAAAGTTTCTCTCATTGTTTTCTCGGCAGCCAAACaatcaaatatcaaaaagtacataaaaaaagaaatgatggTGTGTaactcactctcactctcagttCTCTATGACAatttagtcccaaaatttaGCTCCAATCCTTCACAAACCAGAGCTAAGGTTTTGATGAAGCTCAGCCATAGCTTCCACAACCACCAAATTGTATGGAAGAAACTCGAGCAAGAGTTGCAGCCCCACCAAGATAAACGTTGGACTATCTGCGATTGAGCCCAATCTTAACGAAGACCCAGTTGATCATTGGCACACCAACGGTGTTGACCCTGCACTGTCTCCTTCAACCTCATCGCTCTTTCTCTTTTGCTCTCTGTGTGTGACtctttctgatttttattttttgggaatttATAGGAGGATTTTGAGTATGGGATATATGATGGGCACCACACGTACAGCGAAGCCGATGAAAAATAAGGAataaattgggggggggggtataCATTTAGTGTTGCAAGGCATCAGTTAATTACAATGACATTTAGAAtgaattatatttgaaattcttttttggCGACATGACTTAAGAAGCAACTTCTTTATAGAATCAAATCTATCCAATTGTGAGTTTGCCATcgaaagtttttgttttaaaccaTAGAAAAATTCTCtagttttttgtttgattgtttggttgccgagaaaataATGGGAGAAACTTTTAGATTTGGGTTGGTGTTCTTATTCAAGaaacttttagatcttaattcatgtgaattttggtttttaattatgtttttatttttttatttagttcaaattaataaattaattttttaaatttatatgctgacgtggcatgggtgatgtgaatttttaatgatattttaagTCCTTCATTAGCCACGTCAGATATTTCCGTCTGTTGACTGACATCAAAGACCAAAGtaacacgcgttaattgatttagaaactaaaagtagtaaaattaaaatgtatgaactaaaagtgtatttaggcctttgaaatatatatatatatatatatatatatatgaaacaaaCTATTCATgggaatttttcttttctcaggTTCCAATGCACAAAGTTTTAGGCAAGCCATAGCACACCAGCCCTATTTTATAAAGTAAGGGAACGTCTGATCAAGGAATGTgaattacaacaaaaataaagatctttattttttgaaataaaatgtattgtaataaaagaactaaatatatttataaatttagttGAGGGTTGTAATATTGTAattgcacaattgcacctggacccaaagacaactacgggctcaggcccaatgagccttagacaataaaatttgtagagcgtgggcttgtgacctagattagaagtgctgaaAACTTAATaacgggctaagagttacaaacatatgtaaataacaaaagataactaaaaaaaggcctcctcggacgtaagccaaggaccacttctgtattattgaTATTTCTTCCTTAGAAGTTACaactcttagtttctttctctctttttttttttgcccccccccccttcttctttggcctccaccccccttaaatacttcattctctgatactttttggacagtgactagaagtttcagccttACCGTTCAgggctcacttccccattaatgcaaccagggaggtaggtgcagagcctttaatgcggaggtggcagcctttgcacttgatattttctttaacactagtgcatctagaaggttcagggtgtccccttttaaccattagtctttcgagagttgccttgaccttcataatgaagtcttgagttTTCTTGGCTCTGTCCGAGAAGAAGCTCGctctcggctgtaccctcggatcctcggcgtatgggccaatttgtagagtttaattctggagtaggtcggccctccatgctacagtccaaaagcccatatgcccattcaggtccttttactccccacaaataTTAAAGTAAAACTTAAGATTTATATTAAGAAATATCTTActtatacaattttatttcttagaaaatgatattttttaaatttgagaaagagattagttattttttatgattttttatttttataattgttatgtgcagagagaaattttgtttatttgaaaatatataaatattataaattattacacTTATTAAGAAATAACTATTACAATCATTTTACagaggaataattattcttcattttaaataatagctattcataagaaATGATAATTTCATGTAACAAAACTACAGAATAGTCTAAACCATATGAATAGCTATTATACATTACAAAACTTATTAAAGTCTACCAAATATGTtctaaggaaagaaaaaaaaatttactccaACCACTTTAATTAGTCATTTGCCTAAAATTCCTCATATTTAATGGGTTGGATTTACGTCTCATTTTGACACATTTTTGGAATGGATTCACAACccatgttttttctttctttctttctttcaattttttaacgTCATGTATTGGACTCATAATTTGTCTTTATCTATATAACAGAATGGGTTTATGACCCGTGTATCTCTTGTGTGggaaattcttaggtagtcccggagtatagtgaaatcgtactccctcctctcacattcatggtggaccccaccatgaatttaatgagtggactccaccatgaatgtgagaggagggagcaccattcttcgtgctccgggagtacctaagaattactcctcTTGTGTATTGCAAATTAAGCTCAAGGCTCGTGCCTTTCCTTCAAAGGATCAGGCAGGCTAATTTCCTACACAATTTCTGTCATCTCTCATCGAATAGATTTTCCGAATAAAAGATCATATTTATACAAAATGGGTAATGGAGGAAAATACCAATTAcaagataattaaattatttgggACGTTACAATCATGGGGCTCATGCATAAATCTTAGAAACTCAATTCTTGATGggtaaaaaatttcattttgggtTGGCCACTAAAAATATAAGGCTCACATAACCCGCTAAAAGATAGAGAAAACTAGGAATTTATCCTAATTTCTAGCTAGAACTTGTGAGgtgcaaaaatagagaaaacttgtgcaaagaaaaaaataaaagcacatAAAAGATTTATGTGATTTGGCAATGTGCCTACGTCCATGGAGATACAACATTTTTAACCATGTCAAAGAGTAAAATATAGAAGTGGTAGTACAAATTTCATTACATCAAATCAAAGAGTTGGTATCTCATGTGCCTGGCGCATGAGAGATTTTTCTCAAACCAAAATGAGGCAAAAAATTCTCTAACAGCCCAAGACTTCACTCCATGGTTTAACTAAGCCTCACAAAACATCTCATTAATTTAAAACTATAATACTTTCAAGCCAAGTCAGGTCACAAACttaatcaaacacaaaattagactccacGTAACATTAACAAATGTGACAACTTAATACAATGTTAATACTGTAGGTAGGAAGTGTATATAAAACGTGTTCACAATAGCAGCGTATTTTAATCTCCAAGTATTCTCAAACAGTAAAAAGGTAGATAATCAACATCTTTCAATCACTTCAGAGATCTCAATTGAACTTGATATACTGTCTTTGTTTCTTATATTTACCTTATTTTCGAAAAAAgtgaatatttattttgttttcaaaactttcatctaataatatatatataactaagaTGAACTAACAACTACAACAGCAACCagctagagaaaaaaaaaaaaaaagaccatatCATAGCACAAAAACAACAATACAATCCCAATAATAAAGGAGCATTTTAGAGCACTAGGATAGAAAAACAGAGTCTGGAATACTTTTATCTTTTGGTTAACAAGAAGATAAAAGATGCCCACGAACAAATCACTATTTACTCCTCACCGGCCATTTGACTTTGCTTAAAGCTTACTATATGTTTATTAAacatgattcccacctattTTTAGAGTGTTTGTGCATGATGACATAGCCAATATTACTTATCTCAAAAATTCACATTTgaaaatggggaaaaaatagCACATTTGTCATGCTTATCTCAAAAATTCATGACTTATTTTTTCTGTCGTGCGCAACAGCATAAGTCATGACTTATCTCAAAAATTCACATTTGAATGGGAAAACTGTCTGTTGGTGAGTGTcacttgagaaaaaaaaaatcttatataccttttaaaatataattttaaattaatatgccTCGTTGACCACTCtagaaaaaaaacattaacCACACTACGAAAAAACCTTGAACACCCTAATAAAAAtccaagcccattaaaaataaattttgaccTCTCTAGAATTTTGGTCTATTGAAggttaattttagtaatttggATTGAAATAGTAATTTTAGATCAACAGCTCAATTGTCAAACCgcaattttatcaaatatttaattttaatatttttaaattgtgttttcaaaaggcatattttaaaatcgctattttttaaaaataaaacacattttttttcaaacaactAATATATTAGTATTTGTTTTAGTCTTTATCTAAATTtgttggatttgtcaagagtcttgtagctgaattgacacatTCCCATGTACAAAGTATTTGGGGGTTTAGGGGAGAAATTATTCGAGTTGCGGGGTTagtagcatattgtaattatttctcaaaaaaaaaaattgttggatTTATGTGATACATTTTGTGCATAACATATATGCATTAGGATAATTCATGAATGCTTTATTGAACATGATTAATGTAATGATTGAATGTCTAAGTTAAATATATTGAAGAAACTTATAGTTTATCCTTTATTATTTTGCTAGTACCATGGACAAATTTCTTATAAGGAAATAAATTGTATTGCAAAATTCATCTTCTAACTAAATTCATattgaattaaataatattcTTTCGGATTCTAGGATATAAGAAAATTTCTCATATTTTGATCTTAATGATCTTGAGAAATAAGAAGAGCATATTTACAAAGAGATTGTTGTTAACCTCTTAGCCAtgattttccttaaaaaaaaatatagtggaGCATTGCATCAATTCAATCCTTATTGatttaaagaatacaaaaattggttcaaacaaatcaaaaaaagaaaaagatgatgcattttgtttaattatattgttatttatttagaCAAGATATTAGTAGATGAATGATTCCTTAgttgtgtataataaaaataatatagctGATAGCATTGATAACATAGTTATCATACACCTcgattttaaaatatgacaactcaaataatgaaaattttaaactttatgtatttgtgtgtatttttttgttacattgatatatttaagttttattactttatttttttaataaaatatttttagtgacCACCCTACAAAAAATTCTTTGAACCACCACTGGGAAAATAGCAACACTAGGGCATTCCCTGTATGGAATAATATATGCTAAAATTTTATGATAGCTTttcaaacaaaataacacaagaacacacttcttattctttttccatAATCGACACCAAAACACTTTATTACGGACTTAAAAACAGTTCAAGTTAATTCATAATTGCATCTAATACGGTCAAATGAGCTCTGTACCTCACTAGGAAATTCTTACATGCGCCCAgtgtataatatttataatacttATTATTCTTACAGGCCCCATAGATACACCCAGCGTATAAAATACCACCTCCACCACACTAGTAAAATTAAGAGGACACAACACCCAAACATACAAACATATAGTAATGTTCCAAATTATAAATCATTGGTGATAGATTAGTACTAGTCATCTCTAAATTTAAACCCAGCATGAACCTCCAAATTATGGCCAGTGACAAACTGGGAATCCTCAGAAGCAAGAAACACCACAGCATCTGCCACATTTTTTGGCATCAGCACCCCACCTTTCAAGTTTGAAGTCGACTCTAACGCCTTATCCACCTCCTCATCACTTTCTGTTTTCAACATGTCCTTCATCAATTGCGTCCCAACTGACCCCGGTGAAACACAATTTACGCGTATCCCATATGAACCCACCTGCAAGCTCGCCGACCTCACTAACCCTAACACTGCATGCTTCGACATGGTATAGTCGATAGTGTTTTTGGTACCACGACTCGCCACCACGCTCGCTGTGCATATTATGCTCCCCCTAACATGTCCTTCCACCATCGCGTTCACCGCATGCTTCACGCACGCCACCATCCCACGTGCGTTAACCGCCATGACCTTGTCGTAAGCCGACAAGTCTATGTCAAACACGGTCTGCTCGCATGTGTGGGTTGCTCGAGCCATGCCCGCGTTGCTGAACATGATGTCAAGGCGTCCGTACGTTTTGACTGTGGAGTCTACCAATGTTTTCACCTGTTCCTCGTCGCTGACGTCACAGTGGACATAGCTACATATGTTGGGGCCGATAGATGCAGCGACAATTTGGCCCTTCTCGTCTTGGACGTCGGCAATGACGATGGCTCTTGCACCGTGAGAGGCGAAAAGGCGAGCCGTGGCCTCGCCCATGCCGCTTGCTCCGCCAGTGACTATGGCCACCTTGCCTTCGAGCTTGTTCTTTGGAGTTGTGGAGTCTGTCATTTCGTTTGTTTGAGTTAATCAAGTGGTTGAATATCTTTGTTATGTCAAAAATGCTAAGACCACAGTAATTGTATACTAGTATATtaatctttcatttgttatttactatttttagcCAACTACTCCAAAGAATGGTTGTTCCAAGTGTTAGGGTTTACACCATCCTATTTGCCACGTCATATTCTTAGTCCACTCCAAATATAGAGTGAAGACGAGAGTTTTGCAATGAGTTGCTATGGTATCTTACAACTAAGCGTGAAATCATGATGGTTTGCCCCTTCATGAGTTGGCAAGAAATCATATTATtactaaataaagaaaactatcaatttataatttactagtttcatattataaattttttattagatagttATAGCACCAGGCGCAGGGGCAtctatgacaaaaaaaaattttaggctTGTGTGACATTTAATGTGATAttctttgtatttgtttttatgCAATTATTCAACCACACTCACCCTCTTCCCCACACCAACTGTTACCCCGCTACCAATTAACCAGCCAAATGTTTTTACTAAGGATCATTTGGTTAGAGAAATAGAAAAGtgaaaggatagaaaatagtgGAAGAATATATAGAAAAGATTTAATTTTCCCTCATGCGTGTTTAGTTAGAGGAATGAAAAAATTAAGGGatgaaaaactcttttatttggttgaggagaaaagtgagaagatagaaaatgtagtttatataaatatactCTTATACCCTTTGATGGGACTGATGAAGTTAGACATAGACGAGGTGATCTTACAGACGAACATGACCAGTTATCGGCGTCATCGGAGGAAGAGTTAATGTCATTAACTGCTGCCGATAAAACCTCAACCGTTACaggaccagctggacgaaccaacGGGAAGGCATTAACGCCCATTACTCTCCTAAAGACGTTACAAGAAGAATCATTAATACCCCAACGGgtataatccccaagggtatataaaggCCCTCACAACACAAAAACAAGGTACAAAAAAACAACATCACAACCTGAAtcatttttattgatatttcgattattatcttctttgatactgactttatcatcggaggcgttgtggcaggcaccacaccggtgaccacttgagtaagttcttgctcccgcAGGGTCGTCAGAGTACTTCcaggagccatctggacgaatcccagcaaaccgacgagatactgcttcatcagtttggcgccgtctgtgggaacgactTTCTCATACAACAAGAACGTGGTTCCTACCAGCTCCAGATGGAATCTAACCAGGACTCAGCGGCCTTGGCGCAGCAAGTCTGAAATCTCGCagccaccgtcgaagaacttACCAAACAGAATCAAGAGATGAGACAGAGGTTACAGCAAGAAGAGAACCGATCAAGAGCTGTCCAAGAGGACGAAGGGGATAGCCATGGAAGAAGTGACCGACGGAGAACGGTAACCCCAAAGGAGCAGCATTCTGACATCCTccaagagatgaggaaggagatggatgaattaagaaatgccatcaaagaaaagACCGATCGAAGCTTGGATAAAATGGTCAGAGCGACGGACTCCCATTTTACCATGGCAGTCCTAGAACGACCAGTACCAGCGAAATTTCGACTACCTCAGCTTGAGCCTTTTGACGGGCTCAAagatccccaagatcaccttaacaccttcaagacgaccttaggccttcaacagccccctgatgagatcatgtgtcgttcattccccactacgctgaagggagctggacgagagtggttcacgagattgcccACTTCGTCCATCGACAACTTTGAGCAGTTAAGTAATGCTTTCCTACGCCATTTTGTCAGGGGACAACGCCCCAAGAGACCAGCAGATCACCTACTtactattaagcaaggagaaagggagaccttgcggtcgtacgtgaaacgcttcactcgagagACCCTAGAGGTGGACGACGCGGACGATAAGGTCCAGCTGACAACATTTAAAGCGGGGCTTAAGTCCAGGGAGTTCGTTGTCTCGTTGGCAAAAAATCCACCCCGGACAATGGCGGAGATGCTattgaaagctcaaaagtacatgaatgctgaggacgcgcTGGCGGCCATTGTAGACGAGGAAAAGCCAAAGAGGGatggaaggaaggaagacgaacgcAGGGGACAGAAGAGGGAGCGCCCAAGCCGACGAGGAGGTGACATTGACAGACGAAAAGATgagaaagctccacgaccggtaaaattcacacccttaattatgcctgttgacaaaattttgacacagatccAGGACCAACACCACCTAAAATGGCCGAGGCCCTTGCACTCCTCACCAAGTGTGCGGGACAAAagcaaatactgccgattccacaagAATCACGGCCATTACACAGAAGATTGTCGGGATTTGAAATGACAGATAGAAGAAttgatacagaaaggaaaacttcaAAAGTACGTAAAGAAGGCGGACTCCAGCAGATTCAGGGAGGGCGACACGAGCCAACAAGAGCCCTCGTCCAAGAACGAGAGTCGTCAATCTCAACCACAAGAAGTAATCGGGGAGATAAGCACAATAGCAGGAGGACCTATCATGGGAGGATCatacaagtccctcaagaaagcatgccagagacaagtaaacagtgtccatATGGAACCCCTATTGAAACAAAGACGGACGAACCAAGATATATTCTTCAGTGAAGAGGACGCAAGGGGAGTCAGGCATACCCATAACGACCCTCTAGTGatagcactcacaattgaagggtTCAACACTAAAAGGATCCTCGTCGACAACGGTAGCTCTGCAGACATCATGTACCTATCGGCCTTCCAACAGTTGAAACTAGGTCCTGGTAGACTGCGCCCGTTTgagtcccccctcgtcagctttagcggTGACAGGGTATACCCCAAGGGCATTGTGACACTAAAAGTCACAATAGGTGCTTACCCGAAGCAGCAGACCCGTCATCTGGACTTCCTGGTTGTGGACTGCCCCTCTtcatacaatgtgatcattgggagaCCCACGCTCAACCGATGGAAGGCAgcaacgtccacctactgcctaaagataaaattcccaacCGAAGACGGAGTCggtgaggtaaaaggagaccaagttttggccagagaatgctaccaggccgtgttggctgcaggagaaaaccacacatggacgatcgagaaagaaaaagaagacaacatggAAGCCCTGGAAACTGTGGAACTCGTTGAGGGGGAAAACTCaaaggtgacgaggataggtaTAACCATAAGCCCCGAGATGAGGAATGAACTCGTCCGTttccttaaaggaaatttggacgtatttgcatggagtcacgaagatatgCCGGGTATACCATGCCAGGTAATCCAGCACGAGTTGAAGACAAATCCCGAGAAAAAACCCGTCCAGCAGAAACAACGagtctttgcccccgaacgaaaccaagcaatcacAGAAGAAGTTAACAAAttgttgcaggcagacttcatcTGAGAAGTCTACTATCCcgaatggctggccaacgtcgtgctgGTGAAGAAAACAAATGGAAAGTGGcgaatgtgtgtggacttcacggacctgaacaaggcctgcccgaaggatagttttcccctgccgaggatagatcagttggtagactctacggctggacataaattactaacattcatggatgcattttcaggttACAATCAGATAAAGATGGCCGAAaaagatcaggaaaaaactgctttcatcacaagccaatgactctactgctataaggtaatgcccttgaTTTCGAAGAATGCGGGAGCTACGTACCAAAGGCGGTAAACAAGATGTTCGGCAAGCAAATTGGGAGAAAtatggaggtatatgtggacaacatgctcgtcaagagc is a genomic window containing:
- the LOC142632867 gene encoding (+)-cis,trans-nepetalactol synthase NEPS1-like, which encodes MTDSTTPKNKLEGKVAIVTGGASGMGEATARLFASHGARAIVIADVQDEKGQIVAASIGPNICSYVHCDVSDEEQVKTLVDSTVKTYGRLDIMFSNAGMARATHTCEQTVFDIDLSAYDKVMAVNARGMVACVKHAVNAMVEGHVRGSIICTASVVASRGTKNTIDYTMSKHAVLGLVRSASLQVGSYGIRVNCVSPGSVGTQLMKDMLKTESDEEVDKALESTSNLKGGVLMPKNVADAVVFLASEDSQFVTGHNLEVHAGFKFRDD